Within the Rosa rugosa chromosome 2, drRosRugo1.1, whole genome shotgun sequence genome, the region gagcagcgaggggttgttccaacTGAGGCTCTGCATGAACGAGCATAGCAGTAACTTCGGTTAACCGGGCTTGAAAGGCTTTAATTTGGGCCCTCAAGTGATTCCTCTCAAGCGTCAGgtccctgatgaggttagcttggtcGCCCAAGACGTCGCGCGCGGTCTCCGTTTGCTGATTAAGGTTCTGATAATGCATTTCGGTTTGCCTGGCCTGCGCATTCGCGACTGCCCGCTCGTTGAGCCCTTGAGGAAGAGCCTGCAACAGTTGATCGATTTCCTGGAATTGTTCctcagtgatggctccctcgcgCAAGAGCACCCTCAAGTATTCTAGGACCCTCACAggcgcaccaggaatcaagATGTCGGGGCCCAGGAAGCGGCGAAGGCCTTCTCTgacttcatctacgaccccaggggGGGCACTTCAAGCACGCGAGCTAACCTTTCCAAAGTAGAAGGAGTAGGAGgctcagcgacaggggcctCAGGAGGTTCAGCGATAGGTACTTCTGGCACTGTTTCAGGTACCTCCGGCGTTGGTTCAGGAAGGTCTTCCAATTCTTCAGCTTCAGcgacttggggggcagggggagGAAGTTCCTGATCAACCATGTTAGGGACAGGCTCAGCAGCTTCTGCTTCTACTGCCCCGATTGCATCGTCCCCAGTTCCCACGACGTTTGAAACCTGGAAGAAGACATTGTCAGAATACTTGAACCAGGAGGTAATGATGAGATAGCTGGTCGGGAGGAATACCTCTTCGATTGGGGGCTCATACACAATGATCGCGAGCATTGTCTCTGGGCTAGCTTCGCTGGGGACAGGAGCGTCGTTTGTTTCCTCGCGAGGTGCGTCCAGTGGCAGTACGCTATTTTCAGCCTCCggcgagctgtcatctatgatctgcactggTATCAAGGCCAATTGGGCGTTATCCACAGCGCCCGCAGGAGTTGGAGAGTGGGTCACAACAGTTGGCGCTAGAgcttgggaagcagatgtgccttcaccaaCAGTTGAAGATCCTTCTTCAACGTGTCTCGAGGACCTGTGGCGAACCTGCAAATGAGGATTGTTATAGAGTCAcacagaatgaaaagaaatttctaacaAGTGCTTAGTGTGCTTGTGTCTTAccagtcggtcagcgattggttcatcttctgcccacaggtcagttcgaggatcagaaCGAGCGCGCTTCCGAGCCGAGAGAGCAGCGATCTGTTAGAGGCAAGGGATTAGGTATGACTCGTAAAAGAAAGCATGACTTGTACAAACAGAGGGTTCTTACCGTTTgcatgtcatcatcatcagaggaggatTCTTTGTCCTCAGGCTCTATCATTACCGCCTTTTGCTTCCCAGACTGGCCAGCGGCTTGGGAAGCGTTGGCTGCGCGACTGCCAGAAAGTGGCGCGCTCccctgaaaaaaaaacaaagtttgAATTTAAGGGGGAAGGGATAAAAGAACAAAGGGGACAAAACATGAGTCAAGATTAGTTACCTCTTGAAGGGGTTCGCGGATTACAATACCAGCTtgggcctgacgtggggctcgcgcgggtcgcggagccggttcagcagcaggaggaggagctTGTGCAGCGTTTTCAGGGGTGCGAGCAAGTTGATCAACGTCGGCCGCGTAGGGATATCGCAGTTCCCCGAAGATGGCAGCGAATACTTCATCGTGCTGTTGccgccagcagttaacagagacttcgGCCCACCATGCATCATATCCTTCCTCAGTCGCGTCCACAGATTCAATCTCTTTGGCCCAGTCAGGGAGATCAACCAGCGCGAGcgtgctttgtgctggcggagggCCAGAAAGGGATCCAATTCTACGCCAAGAAGTGttgtagttccaagcatcatatagagggaatggcactaattggaCAAGGCCGAGTTGGCGGgcgaagtggttgggagcataaagctcataactgagttcgtcagcggcaatcctgatgtcggaacaggagatcgcgcggcgaaaagccaagcgcgcgcgatcactgtagcgagaggcgccagggAGGAATCCATGTTCAAGCGGGGCTGGGAATCTTCTactcagcactaagtcgcagtatGGCATCTCGTGCAGTAAGTACAGGTATGTGAAGCACTCAaaataaggaggggatgtgtacctttcgCCGCGACTGAGCCATCGACCCAAGAGTTGGTCAGTAGGCGGAAGTaatgggatgtcgtcgcgacgaaagtatggaaagtaaatttgaacccagaaatcaaggatccaaaaggggccagaaatgctagtctcaaagggatgcattgtggcttgaTACAAGGTACGGTAGAGGGCACCTAATACTGGTTGTCCTAGTCCCACACGgtggccgttgtagagggccgtcgcCAGGGAagtccaggcaccagtgggcttacaggaggagGTGCAGAAAATAAATTTACAGAGCCAGTACTCTAAGAAGgcaatcccgccagtcgcattgtgctcctggcggtaataggccagccaccgcggataggagctgCTATGGGCACCGCGACCATGTTGGGCCATGGTAGAGGTGAAAgtatcagagtcgaattggccgTGCAGATAGGGTTCACCATCAATGGGTAGGCCGgtgatggtgagaatgtccaGTAAAGTgacactcatttggccaaatcgaaaatcaaaggtgttggtagcagtgttccagaaacacagaaaggcagcgagtggcgaacgattgccaccgcgcggaagacgaaaacaaagatcaatAGTATGGGTGATACCTGCTACGTTCCAGCGGGCTAGATCTCGAGCGCGTGCTTCCCGGTACCAAGAAAGCTCTTCCGCACTGATGGaggatggccaatgccctatttttgatcgatggttaggggcactccaactggtaaaatccccaggagtccttcggaggactgggaTGGGGCGGCGAACAGGTAGGCCATAAAAAGCGATAGCGTCGGCCGGGAACACATCTCGCGGCGTTGGGCCCAGTCCGGCGTGTTGGTTCGAAAGTCGGAGGAGCAGAGGTCTTTGGATGGTAGTCTGGAGAATCAGGCTGGCGCCAATCCCAGTTCCCCAAGAGCGCGCAGcctgttcattcagttcttcttcttggtcgataaccatctttttcgggggagccatttctgggtttttgtgaGAAGGATGTGTGCAACAgaaggtttctgggtttaggagactaaaagagtttctgatgtgacaggtctggagtggctgcggatttaaataagagattttgtgagggaaacgatgcgacaaaaaggcgtttcgcgagtgaaaagacgcaaccctcattaatgacatcgtttcgagcatcgaacgtgtcgttttagtccccttcaatcagttacactttcatgggcctgatttcgaggcctggggggcaatgtttgagcccaaaagtaattttggcaatatccttcagtggatctagcacagcgggccgatacctgcggcccaaaaataaacatacttggttttggtTTACAACTCCGCCTATttcggaatccatgaggagagcAATgtcctattggaatcaagtaatagagattgactaggaaactccaGTCAATAATCCTTTTACGACAAGGAacggtcgaaaccctaggtatatataccaggtttcaaggacagatgaaggacctctctcaaatcaatcaatcctagcgattacaaagcctcccaggagcaaaccttcaacctcgttgaacccCGGTGACCGCGatacagtcccagtctcccagcgagccgactgctagcatcaccagatcaacccggcgaccgcacttccagtcccagtctcccagcgagccgactgcgagcgcaaccgccaccgttactaccagcgaagcaagggtaacgccctcgcacccagcgaagctagagtcacgctttagcgcaaccccgtgcttctcccaacttcccaatgattgctctgcttagtctacaacactaagtatcgatttggtgaacgcaagagaccacaaccaaagcccttacccagtaaggcaagaagtccttctccggaaggctagagaagaaccccgtgacgaggttggtgctctcctcgtccacggtcgcttgaagaagaagtcaggtcaagggactaccccgacgactgcacccgacggtgctggcacgcctgcgcaatcacacgctcaaaagagacagtttgcaagccaactggttttggagccaaacagaataAATAAGGACTTTTCAGTTCGTTGTTATAATTTTGTTTTCCAAAATTTTTAAAGTTAAGtctggaatttggttttctaatTTGTTTTTGGGATTAATAGATTGGTAGAAAACCGACATTTAGATGGAATTTTAAGTGCATGGAGATGGTCTTTCAATTTCCTATTGGGGATGGCCTAAATGACCTAACAAAGAATTTCGTGGGTTAATGACCTAAATAACCTAATGAAGAACTTGTGGATTTTTTTTGTCAAGTGGTAATTGAGTGAAAGAGCTGTGGTGTGCTATTCCTCCTTCTTATGTAATTTTCATCgagaaaaagaaatattaatttataattttttgaCAAGTTTTAGTCACACCTCATTAATGATTAGACCAAATTCATAATTTACTTTTTCATGATCTGtataattaaaaacaaaaaaccaacttGACTAAACTATTTCATCCCTTCAATTTTGGCACTAATGATCACCTTGCAAGTGATCACATCCACATTCCTAGTGAACTTAATTGCATAATATTGTCGCAAACTCAATACAACCATTCAATCAATGATAGCTGAAAAGGgaatgaactagaagtttcaAATCTAATGAACTAGGAAAACCAGCTCTAGAAACCCTAGAGTCTGAGCAGAGAGAAGCGGCGGTGGATTCGGTCGAATCTGGTAGAGACGAGGCTTCTTGTCATTAAGGCTATTTCACGGTGGGGCCCCAATTCAAGGGGGGCTCTAATAATAGAAGACCTGTTCCGCGCCGGGAGGAGTGCGATGTGATCGGGGGCTGCAAAGAAGCGGATCAGAGGTGGTGATTTGCCTGATTGGACGAGGCTCGCTTCGCCGATCTCGGCTGCGGTCAGATTTCCAGCCGGTTGCGCTGGGATTTGAAGCAAGAGGTGCCTGGCTTGGATTGTCGACGGTCTCTACTCGGATTGTTTCTACCGGATTTGATGGTGCGGTGGATTGGGCGGCCACCGGACAGACGGAAAGCGGTAGCAGCAATCTGGCCAGTACGGGCTAGGGCTGTTGTCCTCTTTGCTCGGGTTTGGGCCTGGGTCTAACCTTGGGCTGATGGACTCCTTGCTTTGGGCCAGTAGGGAGGGTGTCTTGCCACCCTCATTTGTCACTTAGTGATGAAGGTGGGCCTTGTCTAAGAGGTGGACCTTCTTGGGCTTTAGGTTGATATATGGTACATGATCAATCGTTTCGGATCATGATTGCTtcgggagttggtaattatctgaaATAAGATTGGTTGTCAAGCGGCTTATGGACAAGGAGTTGGCTCCTATTTATTTGCTAGGAAGTAGCGTTCTGTTGGCACCACAATTACGTGATTAGCTAATAGGAGGCTAGAATATGAGTTTGCCCTAGGAGACACAAAGTTTTTCTTTATACTATAAGCTCGCTTATAGCGAGCTCTAAACAGTCTTGTAATGGGTTTGCATTTGCTTGGTAGAGTTTGGGACTTGTCCGTTTCTTATTCAAGTACATGTTAGACTCTAGCCCATAATTATAGCTATTGAATCTAATGAAATCAATAtcctgttaaaaaaaaaaatgatagctGAAAAGGAAATTTGCATGTCACAAATTCAACACCTGAGGTGAAGTTATACAAACAAAGATAATTTTTTGATAACTTCCTGCATAATAACGTacaatattaatttttttttttttttttggcggtgGAAGGATGACCTTTATTGAATAAGTAAAACTTTACAAACAGAAAGACAAGACACAGAGAAAAAGAACAAGATAAACACCAAACAGAACAATATAGACATAAAGACTAACAACCCATCATAATCCAACGGCAACAAACCCTCTAAGGGAGAAAAGCACAACACGTGCCAAAACTGCCACACGTCTAAACTTCAGGTGAcacagaatatatatattgcatgTAACCCAACAAAATAaactctctcaaaaaaaaaaaacccaacaaaaTAAATATCTCATGTATATAGCATTCCAGCTAGTGTAGTATAATTAACGTAACCGATCACCAACCCGTCCAAAAAACCATTGTCCAAaaaacaaagtttttttttctactaatccaaaaaaacaaagttaaaataaCCACTGAAatccccttcaaaaaaaaaaaagaccattgAAATCTCCATAAGTCGCAAGTGTTCCATTCAATTGAACTTTTTGGGTTactttattgttttgttttgttttgtttgaaactttgaatggtCTTTTTAGCTTCAGTGGCCAAATAATatgaatcctttttttttttttttcgacaagAATAATATAAATCCTTTTCAAGTTGCTACCCAACCTAACCCCTTTGTCCACTACGCAATTCTAATCTAAGTCTAGTGCTCAAAATGAATGGTGCCATAAAACCAATCCAATCACTTCATGAGTTGTTCAGATAAGACTTTGCCCCATTTgtttttctatatatatttgattatatattcaacaaaataaaattgaaatcaaatcatGGAAGATCTGCCAAGTGTAGAACCAACTTCACCAACAATCCCAATTTTAAACGATTACCTTTTAATTCATGTGATAGATGTCCCCCACTGGCTACTGCACACTGAAAACCACCATAATTGGAGCAACTTATTATTCCGGATAGTTTTTTCTAAAGCTGGGGACCCAATCACCACTGATGTGATTCGAATCTAATGGCAGCTGGTTCTTTAATCCCAGAAAGTGATCGACCAAAATATCTGGGGATTAAAGTGAGAGCAGTAAAACAAATGAAACATGCATGTTAATTGGCCTGAGAATCAAGCACGTAGCATTTGATTAATCATTTAAGGTTCTGGAATGATTAGAATAAGAAGCACGTGGAATTTTACCCATTTGGCTCAGATGCTCtgtgattttcttttggttcGTACAGTGCTTTGTGATACTGTGTACAGCTGCGGTTGTTTCATTTCTTTACTAGAAAAATTCTTCCAAAGTTGAATGCAAAGACAAAGTTGAACGCGTGGAAGTGAAAGGAAGGTTGGAGCTTTAAAATGGACTCTCTTTCCAGAAAAGAAAGGATGAAGCTTCAAAATGGACCCCTAAGCACATTAAACGGTCTACATCAGTTTTCTTGGTGGCCCTCTGGGATTTTGCCATTTTGGGGCCTCAAGCAGATATCGAGGAGAGCTGaacaccatatatatatatatggggacTTGGTCACGTACGAGGTACGAGAAGGTGAATGAGGTACCTGTGGAAAATTTTCTGGTATAACTTCATGATATATAAGAAAACATTTACATACCTAAACCTATATAATAGATGAAGACAAGAAAAAATCTCATATCACTCATTCAATCACTCGTTTACAATAACAAGGAAAAAACTAAACTTATATAATAGATGAAGACAAGAAAAAATCTTCTATCACTCCTTCAATCACTCGTTTACAAAAACAGTTTTTTCCTTGTTATTGTAAACGAGTGATTGAAGGAGTGATAAGCGACACAGCTACTCTATCTACTCTATACCAACTGACAATGTGAACGTAACTTATGCCACTACAACAAATCTGGGCATTAATGACCAAATCATAGTGACCAACTCATAGTTGGTCATTAATAGAATAGAATTAGTGACTAACATTATTCATTGGTCATTAAAATAGTTGGCGCTAGATTTTTTAGAACTCCCGCCTAATTATGATTTCGTAGTGACCAAGTGCTTAATTAATAGTGACCAGCTTAGGTTTGGCCACTGCAAGTTTTAATAACACCTGCACTTAGTGACCAACTAATTCTTTAATGTATTATTTCAAGCGGTGATTCCCAAATTTTCACAAAGCGGTCTCCCAAAGTTATAAGCGCGCGATTCCCAAATTTTCACAAAGCGGTCCCCAAAGATAAATTTCGTGTTCTTCTCCTGACTCAGATTCATCTTCTCCTCCACTCCTATTGCGTTCTTCACCTTCCATCTTCTCCTCTGCTCATATCCGCTCCTCTGCTCATATCTGCTCATATCCGCTCCTCTGCTCAAAGACGAGgtactcctcctcctcctcctcctcctcctccttcgttGGTTTGAATTGTGTGAAATGGCTTCGTTTGTGATTTCGGGTTGAGCTATTTGACtttcggttttttcattttttggcaATCAAATTGACTTTGGGGGTTTGAATAGAGAGGTTTCATGAAGCAATTTGGTACTCAATTTAATTTTAGGGTTATGGCTGtttgagttttgatttgattttccttatttgtAATGATTAGGTTGCTGGGCTTTTCATATTTCTGGTTCAAGGTTCAGCTGGAGTCGAGAAGAAGGATTGGCTTTTTGTATTTGGGGTTTATGGAGGTCACTATTGCTCTGTTAACTCTTATGAAGTGAACCTTGTCTTGCCTGACAGGAACTATGGTGTTTCTTACTGAGGGAAAAAATTGGTTAGGCGATTGTGTATACTTTTGGTTTCCTGTTGTTTTTAGCTTCTTGTCCGAATGCATATGCCGCTAATTCTGTATGACCTATGAACATTGATATTCATGACATCAATAAAGTTTGATTTCCCATGATATTCGTGACACCCAGATGAATGACCAATGGTACGTTATAACTTTTCTTTGCTGTGCAGTTTAGCAATTGGTTCTGTACTCGGCTTCTGGGTGTTTTGTTGTCAAGTTGATGTTGGTAatgtttctctctttctcttcttctcattTTCTTGTCTTAATTGATTGTCTTTTCTGTTTGTGTCGTCTCATAAGGCAAATTTCTTACCAAATTAAACTCTGCTTTGGTGTAAAATTAGTTTGGAGAACAAGAActataaaacaaaataattagTTTCACTGATAGTAGATGTTTGGAAAAAAGGCTTCAGTATTCAAATAGTAAGAAACAAGGTTACATTGCTCCTTGTATAAGTGCTTGTTGTTTTGTGCTTTATGCACGCGACATCAATTTGGTGTGACCTTAAACAGGGGACTGTACTATAATAGTGCGGAGTGGTTGGTATAACATGTTATTAACTGTTGTAATTGAAGCATAGACCTGTTCACTACTTCATTCAATTGATGCTACTTTCCAATTTAGACTTGGTTTATACAATAGTTCATTTTTCACTAGATTTCTTTATGCCAAGAGTGAAGAGGAAGTTACATGCACTCTCCGGAGAAAGTAATAGGAAAGTTTCATGACTGCTGATATCACTATAATATTTTGGACTGACTTACATATtgggtttttcatttttgttcgTTTAACGTTTTCTTCTGTTACAAATTTGTAATACAGTGGCACAATTTGTTAAATTTTTTGAGACAAATGACTAGTAGATCTTTGAAACTTGAACAAACTATGATTTTTATATGAAGATTTATTCACTTAGCCGATTTTGTATATTGAGGATTGGTGCTTAACTGGTACTGTACGTATCAAATGGGGGAGGATGTCGTAGACATATTACATTGTTTGCGGTTACTCTGACATAATCTATTATTCCCTTAGGAGCTCAGTTGCTTATCTTTTTAGTTCAATAGGGATCATAACATAACCTGACATATGAACTGATAAAGTGATACCTCAAAAACTACCAACGTGGGAACTGGAAGCAAGACAAACTAATATTTGTAACTAGTTTATGCAGTACTAGAAACAGTAAATCTATGTTTTGCTTTGTAATATTTAGACTGCATCGCCATGGTTTTTGTTTCCTTATtatcttgtttctttttgtctGTTAGCACATCTAGAACTGTCAATATATGGGGTCTTGTTGTGACTTTGATTCTTACGGAGCTAATTAGATTAATGGTTCAGTGATTGGTACAACAGGGACCTCATGGTATATATTTATGGGCAGTCAAGGACTAAACACCTTTCTTAATGGAAACTAAATCAGTAAATCCTTATCATAATGTACCTTGGAAAACAGTAATCGTATATGTACAACTATTATAGCAATAGACATCGCTTAACAATGATTGAATGTTGAACTATGTTTACTGGACTAGAACATATCTTTCTATTCCTATTCCCTGTTCTACAAGAAGTATGATCAAGTgcattaaaaaaagaagaagttgttACTGTACTATTCATTAACTTGTCCAATTTTTGCAGCTTTCAACTACTGAATAGGAGCCAACAAGTCTCAATATCCAATTTACAAAAGAAGGTAAGACTTCTTTTGTTATTTCTTATTACAAACTTTTTTTATGGTTATGAAACATAGATATGCTCTATCTTATATTAAAATATACTAAAACATAGATATATAGTACTTCTTGGCTAGTATAATCAAAGCAAGATGGTCCTTTATTGAATAGCTTTCTGTTGAAATTTAGTTGTTATAACTTAGTTTACTGTCTCTTTTCTAATATTTGCTAGAGTTGGTCTGTATCATTGATGGATAGAAGTTGGATTCAGTTACCCACTAGGGGAAGGAGAGAATATATCAATGGGGTGAAACAATTCATGAATTTCGCAATTGCCCACATGAAGCCAGGGTCTGATTTGATACCTTGTCCGTGCATGGATTGCAATAATTTTCGTAAATATAGCCCAGACCAAGTTGAGGATCATTTATATGCAAATGGAATGGCTAAGGGTTACACTAAGTGGACAGATCATGGAGAAAATGACGATGATTTTGAACTAGAAGATGATATTTTGGAATCTGAAAATGAAGAGGatgttgatgatgtagttgaAATGTTAAATGAATTCCAAGCTCATGATGATAGGGAATCTCAAGAACATGTCCCTATTATGGAAGAAAATAAGTTTAGACGATTGATGAGGGATGCAGAGCAAGAATTATATCCTGGTTGTCGAAAATTCTCTAAATTATCCTTCATTGTAAAGCTGCTTCATTTAAAGATAATGTTTCGTGGTAGCAACAAGTTCTTTTCAGCATTGCTTGAGTTAGTGAAAGAGGCATTACCTGATGGAAATACATGTCCTAGATCTCATTATGAATCAAAGAAGATTATACGAGACTTGGGTCTTAGTTATGACAAGATCCATGCATGTAAAAATGA harbors:
- the LOC133727757 gene encoding uncharacterized protein LOC133727757, encoding MLETMSLMRVASFHSRNAFLSHRFPHKISYLNPQPLQTCHIRNSFSLLNPETFCCTHPSHKNPEMAPPKKMVIDQEEELNEQAARSWGTGIGASLILQTTIQRPLLLRLSNQHAGLGPTPRDVFPADAIAFYGLPVRRPIPVLRRTPGDFTSWSAPNHRSKIGHWPSSISAEELSWYREARARDLARWNVAGITHTIDLCFRLPRGGNRSPLAAFLCFWNTATNTFDFRFGQMSVTLLDILTITGLPIDGEPYLHGQFDSDTFTSTMAQHGRGAHSSSYPRWLAYYRQEHNATGGIAFLEYWLCKFIFCTSSCKPTGAWTSLATALYNGHRVGLGQPVLGALYRTLYQATMHPFETSISGPFWILDFWVQIYFPYFRRDDIPLLPPTDQLLGRWLSRGERYTSPPYFECFTYLYLLHEMPYCDLVLSRRFPAPLEHGFLPGASRYSDRARLAFRRAISCSDIRIAADELSYELYAPNHFARQLGLVQLVPFPLYDAWNYNTSWRRIGSLSGPPPAQSTLALVDLPDWAKEIESVDATEEGYDAWWAEVSVNCWRQQHDEVFAAIFGELRYPYAADVDQLARTPENAAQAPPPAAEPAPRPARAPRQAQAGIVIREPLQEGSAPLSGSRAANASQAAGQSGKQKAVMIEPEDKESSSDDDDMQTIAALSARKRARSDPRTDLWAEDEPIADRLVRHRSSRHVEEGSSTVGEGTSASQALAPTVVTHSPTPAGAVDNAQLALIPVQIIDDSSPEAENSVLPLDAPREETNDAPVPSEASPETMLAIIVYEPPIEEVSNVVGTGDDAIGAVEAEAAEPVPNMVDQELPPPAPQVAEAEELEDLPEPTPEVPETVPEVPIAEPPEAPVAEPPTPSTLERLARVLEVPPLGS